ACCGCTTTTCAAGCCGGATTTTGCATGATGCGAAACCCGGCTTTTTCAATATATAGTGGATTAACTTTAAACCAGTACGGCGTTGCCTCGCCTTAGCTCAAAGAGAACGATTCTCTAAGGTGCTGAAGCACCAAGTGAATCGGTTTCGTACTATCTGTACTGTCTGCGGCTTCGTCGCCTTGTCCTGATTTAAAGTTAATCCACTATAAGTCCCATGTTTGCCAACATGAAAAAGGTCGTCTGAAAACCCTTGTTTCAGGTTTCAGACGACCTTTCGTCTTGTTTCAAACCGCTTCAATCAGCCTTTGAACCGTTTGAACACCAGCGTGCCGTTGGTGCCGCCGAAGCCGAAGGAATTGGAGATGGCAACGTCGATTTTCGCGTCGCGCGCTTCGTTGGCGCAGTAATCCAAATCACAGCCTGCTTCGATGTCTTGTTCGAAGATGTTGATAGTCGGCGGGGATTTTTGCCCGTGTACCGCCAACACGCTGTACAGCGCTTCCACGCCGCCTGCCGCGCCGAGCAAGTGGCCGGTCATGGATTTGGTGGAGTTGACGATGACTTTACGGGCGTGGTCGCCCAGCGCGCGTTTGAGCGCTTTGGTTTCGTTGGCATCGCCCAACGGAGTGGACGTGCCGTGCGCGTTGACGTAATCGACGTCTTCGGGATTCAGTCCGGCATCTTTCAGCGCGCGGGTAACGGCCAACGCAGGACCTTCTTCGTTCGGAGCGGTGATATGGTAAGCATCGGAACTCATGCCGAAGCCGACGATTTCGGCGTAAATTTTCGCGCCGCGTTTTTTGGCGTGTTCCAATTCTTCCAACACCAGCACGCCCGCACCTTCGCCGATAACGAAGCCGTCGCGGCCTTTATCCCACGGACGGGAAGCGGTGGCGGGATCGTCGTTGCGGGTAGAGAGGGCTTTCATGGCTGCGAAGCCGCCGACACCCAAAGTGCTGATCGCGCCTTCCGCACCGCCAGCAATCATCACGTCCGCGTCGCCGTATTTAATCAGTCGGGCTGAGTCGCCGATGGAGTGCGCGCCGGTGGTACAGGCGGAAACCATGCCGTAGCTGGGGCCGCGGTAGCCTTTGAGGATGGTAACGTGACCCGCAATCAGGTTAATCAGCGAGCCGGGGATAAAGAAAGGATTGATTTTGCGCGCGCCGCCTTCGATAACGGCTTTACCGGTGGCTTCAATGCTGGGCAGGCCGCCGATGCCGGAACCGATGTTCACGCCGACGCGGTCTTTATCGAGGCTTTCCAATTCGTCCAAACCGGCATCGCTGATGGCTTGCAGCGCGGCGGCGATGCCGTAGTGGATGAACACGTCCATGCGGCGGGCTTCTTTGGCGCTGATGTATTGGCCGATGTCGAAGTCGCGCACTTCGCCGGCGATTTGGCTGTTGATGTCGGATGCGTCAAAGCGGGTAATCCGTCCGATGCCGCTTTTGCCTGCGAGCAGGTTGCTCCATGCGGTGGCGACGTCGTTGCCGACCGGTGATACTTGGCCAAGGCCTGTGATGACTACTCTTCTCTGACTCATGATAATCTCGCTGTTGGTTTTCGGTGGGGTGCGGCAAGATGCCGTCTGAAAATGAAAAAGCAGTTCGGAACGGGATTCCGGGCGGCTATTATAACGGATTCCGACCCGCATATATAAGGTAAAAGCCTCTATTGCGCTAACGCAGCAGAGGCTGGAGTGTTTGGTGCGGCCGATTAGCCGTTGTGGGCGTTGATGTAGTCGATAGCCAGTTGTACGGTAGTGATTTTTTCGGCTTCTTCATCGGGGATTTCGCAACCGAAAGCTTCTTCCAAAGCCATAACCAGTTCTACGGTATCCAAAGAATCTGCGCCCAGGTCGTCTTGGAAGGAAGATTCGTTTTTCACTTCGGCTTCGTTTACGCCCAGTTGTTCAGCAACAATTTTCTTAACTTGTTGTTCGATGTTTGACATATCAGTCGTTCCTTTTGCCTTGCGGCGGGTTGTTTAAGAGAAATAAATTCGTCGGTATTGTACCGAATTTGGATAGGGTTTTCCATCTAAGCCTGCATTCTAACACAGATTATTCAGGAAAAACCTATCGTTGCGTATAGTTGCGCATATTAGCATAGGCTGATTTTAACCTACAAGCGGGAATTTGTTTTTGTTTGGCATCAGAAGGTTGGGGCCGTCTGAAAAAACTTAAATCGGTTTTTCAGACGGCCTTTGTTTGTCTGTATTTCCGATTCGGATTCGAAATCCCATCCCTTTTTGAAAACGAACTAAACCTTCTCAGGATTGTCTCAATAACAGGTTGATTGGAATGGAAAATTTCCAAGCAGCCGGTTTTTGTACGTTGAACAAAAGCTAGGGAGATGATCATGAAAAAATTATTGCAGTCGGAATTGAAACAGGTAGCCGGCGGTATAGGCAATTCTTTCGAGCCTTGGATTCACGCAGGAATCAGTTATGAAGCATGGCTCGAGCGGATGGAATATTTAAGGCGCACCGGATATTTTATAGGCGATCCGCGAATCAAATGGCCGTCCGCATGGGATTGAGATAAGAAAAAACAATAGAGCGGCATATCAACTTCATCCCATCGGGCGTTACCGACTTGCCTGTTTTACGTCGTTTTTATCGTGAAACGTTCGGTTAGGTTTACAGTAAGCCCAATATCCTCCTCCGCCTGTACGGGGGCAGATGGCGGACTTGTGCAAAGTGATGACGGATATGCCGCTCTTTATCTCTCACTCAAAAATTCTTTCAAAAACAGCAACACGCAGGCGAGTTCGTCGGCGGATTCGCGTTGCGTGCCGTTGCCGGTATGGCCGCCGCCGTCCGGCGCGTAGAGCCACGATTGCGCGGAGGTTTCGCGCAGTTTGGCGTAGAACTTGAGCGCGTGGGCGGGATGGACGCGGTCGTCGCTGAGGCTGGTGGTGATGAGTGCGGGCGGGTATGGCACGTCGTCTGAAAGATTGTGATACGGCGACAATTCGCCCAGCCAGCGTTTGCAGACTTCGTATTTTTGCGGGTTGCCGTATTCGTCCGTCCAGCTTGCGCCGGCGGAGAGCAGCGGATAGCGGATCATGTCGGTCAGCGGCACTTCGCACACCAGCGCGCCGATGCTTTGCGGTTCGCGCACGAAGGCGGCGGCGGTAATCAGGCCGCCGTTGCTGCCGCCCTGCAAACCGATGTGTTTGGGCGAACTCATGCCGCGTTCGGACAAATCGCGCACGACGGCCAGCAAATCGTCAACGCTTTTGTGTTTGCTGATTCCCTGCGCCGCCTGATGCCAGCGCGGGCCGAACTCGCCGCCGCCGCGTATGTTCGCCAACACGAAGGCGTTGCCCTCTTCCAGCCAGTATTTGCCGATGCTGCCCAGATAATGCGGCAGCTCGGGTACGCCGAAACCGCCGTAGGCATAGACCAGCGTCGGCGTGTCGGGCGCGGCGTTTTTGCCGACGTGGAAATAAGGAATGCGTTCGCCATCGGACGAAACCGCCCAAAACTGCCGCACTTCGAGGTCGTCTGAAACAAACTGCTGCGGCTGGCGGCGCATGACGGTCAGTTCCATCACGTTCAAATCCAGCGCAAACAGCGTCAGCGGCGTGGTGAAATCGCTGGCGGCAAGGTAAACCACGTCGCCGCCCCAAGGCTGGTCGGTCATTTCCAGCGCGCCCGAAGGCAGGCGCGGCAGTTCGGCTTCCTGCCATTTGCCGTCAGTAAAACGCCACGCTTTCAGACGGCCTTGCACGTTTTCCAGCAGGCTCGCCACCACGAAACGCTTGGTCGTTTCCACGCTTTCCAATGCCTGTGTTTCATCGGGCGCAAACAAAAGCTGCGCCGCCCCGAGTTCGCCCCGATTCAGCTTCACCGCCACCAGCGCGCCGCTCGGATAGCTTTGGTTCGCGCGGTTCCAGTCCTTGCGCAGCGTCAGCAAAAGATGCCCCGCCAGATAGCCGACCACGTCGCAATCGGCAGGCAGGTTCAACGGTTTCGCCTCGCCTTCAGACGACACCTGCAAATACGTCTTGGTGTAAAAACCGTCCGACGCTTCAATCAAATCAATCGGCGAACCCTGCGGATCAAGGTAACGCCACGCGTTCACCATCATCCCGTCTTCGCCGATTTGGTACACCGGCAGGCTTTCCTCGAAACTCTTGCCGCGCTCCACCAGCCACACCTCGCGCGGATAGCCCGATTCGGTCAACTGCCGCTCGTCCCAGGCCGGACACACCCACACGCTGTTTTCATCGCGCCACGACACATGGTTTTTCCCCGCCGGAAAATGAAAGCCGCCCTCAACCAGCTCGCCCGCCTCCAAATCCACTTCCAGCGTATAAGCCGTATCGCCGCCCGACTTGCTCAAAGTCAACAGCGCGCGGTTGGGCTGCTCCACCAAGTGCGACACCCCGCCCAGATACACATCGTCGCCGAGCAACTCGTCGAAATCCGCCACCGAAAACAGGATTTTCCACTCCGGATAGCCCGAACGGTAAGTCGCCGCCGTACACACGCGGTACACGCCCTTCGGATATTCCGCATCCTGATGGAAATGGTACATCCGCGCGCGGTGTTCCTGACAAAACGGAATCTGCCGCGTGTCCTGCAACTGCGCCAAAATCCCGTCCGACAGCGCGCGCGCCTTATCGTTTTCCAAAAAACGCGCGCGCGTTTCGACATGCGCTTCAGCGGCGAAGTTTTGCGTTTCGGGGGCGTCGAGGTTTTCGAAATGGAGATAGGAATCGGGGTAGGATTTCATAGAAGAGAGGTCGTCTGAAAATAGCGAAAGCGGGAATTATAGCGGGAAAGCCTTGCAGACAGATGAAAAGGTCGTCTGAAAGCCGACGATATCAGCTTTCAGACGACCTTTTACTGTTTTCAAATCCGAATCAGTCAAACAGTTCGCCTACTTTGTCCCAGAACGATTTTTTGCGCGGGGTTTGGCTACGGTCGAGGCCGGTGGAGATTTTTTCGAATTCTTCCAGCAACTCTTTCTGGCGGTCGGTCAGGTTGACCGGCGTTTCCACCACAACGTGGCAGTACAAATCGCCCGTCGCGCTGGAGCGCAGGGATTTGATGCCTTTGCCTTTGACGCGCATACGGCGGCCGGTTTGCGTTTCTTTCGGGATGTTCAGTTTGACTTTGCCGTCCAAGGTCGGGACTTCGACTTCTCCGCCCAAGGCTGCGACGGCGAAACTGATGGGCAGCTCGCAATGCAAATCCAAGCCGTTGCGCTCGAAGATTTTGTGTTCTTTGACGCGGACGTTGACGTACAAATCGCCTGCGGGCGCGCCGTGCGTACCCGGTTCGCCTTCGCCACTCAAGCGGATGCGTTGACCGTCGTCGATGCCGGCGGGAATATTGACCTCAACGGTTTTGCTGGTTTTGGTGCGGCCTTCGCCACGGCATTTGACGCACGGATCTTTGATTTCCTTGCCTGTGCCGTGGCAGGTCGGACAGGTCTGCTGCATTTGGAAAATAGCTTGACGGACGTGTACCGTACCGGAACCGTGACAGGTCGAACAAGTCGATGCGGACGTGCCGGGTTTTGCGCCGCTGCCGTGGCAGACATCGCATTCTTCGTAAGTCGGGATGTTGATGCGTTTTTTGATGCCTTTGGCGGCATCTTCCAACGTGATTTCCACGCCGACCTGCAAATCCGCGCCTTGATAGTTTTGCTGACGGCCACCGCCCCCGCCTCCGCCGAACATTTGGCTGAAGATGTCGGAGAAGTCGAAGCCCTGCGCGCCGCCGAACCCGCCAAAACCGCCGAATCCGCCCGCGCCGCCGCCCATGCCCTGTTCGAACGCGGCATGGCCGTATTGGTCATACATGGCGCGTTTTTCTTTGTCGGACAAGGTGTCGTAGGCTTTTTGAACTTCTTTAAATTTTTCTTCCGCCTCTTTGTCGCCAGGATTGCGGTCAGGGTGGTATTTCATCGCCAGCTTGCGGTAGGCTTTTTTGATTTCGTCGTCGCTCGCACCGCGCGCCACGCCGAGTGTTGCATAAAAATCTTGGTTGCTCATGATAGTGATGGTTGTTGATATGTGTAAAAACTAGACCGGATATATGGGTGGGGTGGGGAAAACTCAAGAGCCTGAATAAAAGGTCGTCTGAAAAATACCGTTCTGTTTTCAGACGACCTTTGTCAAACCGACCTACCGACAACCTGCTATAATCCCTCTTTTATTTTTCTCAGGGCGGACGGGCGATTCGAAACGGGCCGGATTTTGGCACAGAAATGTCAGATTCAAGGCAAAAACCGCAGAAGGCGGCAACTTATGGAACAAAATACCGCCGTTATCGAATCGTCAGCCCGCCCTCACATTTTCAAGCGAAAAACAGAATGACCATGCAAGAACATTACCAGCCCGCCGCCATCGAGCCTGCGGCGCAGAAAAAATGGGATGACGCCCGTATTTTCAACGTCTCCGAAGACGCTTCCAAACCCAAATACTACTGCCTCTCCATGTTTCCCTACCCCAGCGGCAAGCTGCACATGGGGCATGTGCGCAACTACACCATCGGCGACGTATTGAGCCGCTTCAAACGCTTAAACGGCTTCAACGTCATGCAGCCTATGGGTTGGGACGCGTTCGGTATGCCTGCGGAAAACGCGGCGATGAAAAACAACGTCGCCCCTGCCGCATGGACTTACGACAACATCGAATACATGAAAACCCAGCTCAAAAGCCTGGGTTTTGCGATTGACTGGGAACGCGAAGTCGCCACCTGCAAACCCGAATACTACCGCTGGGAACAATGGCTGTTTACCAAGCTGTTTGAAAAAGGCATCGTCTATCGTAAAAACGGCACGGTGAACTGGGACCCCGTCGACCAAACCGTCCTTGCCAACGAGCAAGTCATCGACGGACGCGGCTGGCGTTCGGGCGCGTTGATCGAAAAACGCGAAATCCCGATGTATTATTTCAAAATCACGGATTACGCCGAAGAGCTGCTCAACGACTTGGACAAGCTGGAACACTGGCCGGAACAAGTCAAAACCATGCAGCGCAACTGGATCGGCAAATCACGCGGTATGACCGTGCGCTTTGCCGTTTCAGACGACAGCAAGCAAGGCTTGGAAGGCGATTACGCGAAATTCCTGCAAGTTTATACCACCCGTCCCGACACGCTGATGGGCGCGACTTATGTTGCCGTTGCCGCCGAGCATCCGCTGGCAACCGCCGCAGCCGCCGACAAACCCGAATTGCAGGCATTTATCGC
The DNA window shown above is from Neisseria sicca and carries:
- the acpP gene encoding acyl carrier protein codes for the protein MSNIEQQVKKIVAEQLGVNEAEVKNESSFQDDLGADSLDTVELVMALEEAFGCEIPDEEAEKITTVQLAIDYINAHNG
- the fabF gene encoding beta-ketoacyl-ACP synthase II; translated protein: MSQRRVVITGLGQVSPVGNDVATAWSNLLAGKSGIGRITRFDASDINSQIAGEVRDFDIGQYISAKEARRMDVFIHYGIAAALQAISDAGLDELESLDKDRVGVNIGSGIGGLPSIEATGKAVIEGGARKINPFFIPGSLINLIAGHVTILKGYRGPSYGMVSACTTGAHSIGDSARLIKYGDADVMIAGGAEGAISTLGVGGFAAMKALSTRNDDPATASRPWDKGRDGFVIGEGAGVLVLEELEHAKKRGAKIYAEIVGFGMSSDAYHITAPNEEGPALAVTRALKDAGLNPEDVDYVNAHGTSTPLGDANETKALKRALGDHARKVIVNSTKSMTGHLLGAAGGVEALYSVLAVHGQKSPPTINIFEQDIEAGCDLDYCANEARDAKIDVAISNSFGFGGTNGTLVFKRFKG
- a CDS encoding DNA-binding protein, translating into MKKLLQSELKQVAGGIGNSFEPWIHAGISYEAWLERMEYLRRTGYFIGDPRIKWPSAWD
- the dnaJ gene encoding molecular chaperone DnaJ, which translates into the protein MSNQDFYATLGVARGASDDEIKKAYRKLAMKYHPDRNPGDKEAEEKFKEVQKAYDTLSDKEKRAMYDQYGHAAFEQGMGGGAGGFGGFGGFGGAQGFDFSDIFSQMFGGGGGGGRQQNYQGADLQVGVEITLEDAAKGIKKRINIPTYEECDVCHGSGAKPGTSASTCSTCHGSGTVHVRQAIFQMQQTCPTCHGTGKEIKDPCVKCRGEGRTKTSKTVEVNIPAGIDDGQRIRLSGEGEPGTHGAPAGDLYVNVRVKEHKIFERNGLDLHCELPISFAVAALGGEVEVPTLDGKVKLNIPKETQTGRRMRVKGKGIKSLRSSATGDLYCHVVVETPVNLTDRQKELLEEFEKISTGLDRSQTPRKKSFWDKVGELFD
- a CDS encoding prolyl oligopeptidase family serine peptidase; the protein is MKSYPDSYLHFENLDAPETQNFAAEAHVETRARFLENDKARALSDGILAQLQDTRQIPFCQEHRARMYHFHQDAEYPKGVYRVCTAATYRSGYPEWKILFSVADFDELLGDDVYLGGVSHLVEQPNRALLTLSKSGGDTAYTLEVDLEAGELVEGGFHFPAGKNHVSWRDENSVWVCPAWDERQLTESGYPREVWLVERGKSFEESLPVYQIGEDGMMVNAWRYLDPQGSPIDLIEASDGFYTKTYLQVSSEGEAKPLNLPADCDVVGYLAGHLLLTLRKDWNRANQSYPSGALVAVKLNRGELGAAQLLFAPDETQALESVETTKRFVVASLLENVQGRLKAWRFTDGKWQEAELPRLPSGALEMTDQPWGGDVVYLAASDFTTPLTLFALDLNVMELTVMRRQPQQFVSDDLEVRQFWAVSSDGERIPYFHVGKNAAPDTPTLVYAYGGFGVPELPHYLGSIGKYWLEEGNAFVLANIRGGGEFGPRWHQAAQGISKHKSVDDLLAVVRDLSERGMSSPKHIGLQGGSNGGLITAAAFVREPQSIGALVCEVPLTDMIRYPLLSAGASWTDEYGNPQKYEVCKRWLGELSPYHNLSDDVPYPPALITTSLSDDRVHPAHALKFYAKLRETSAQSWLYAPDGGGHTGNGTQRESADELACVLLFLKEFLSER